In a single window of the Equus quagga isolate Etosha38 chromosome 7, UCLA_HA_Equagga_1.0, whole genome shotgun sequence genome:
- the LOC124242648 gene encoding basic proline-rich protein-like produces MAFSAHCNFLFPLIFPLRVSPLSETLLTSVRSEAASTRSSSGLSRVLTMTLPQVADPVPPPPGPAFSSSPAPAKFPRRSSKGGWKPSSSLSRPSQLRSNQSPIRTHAPTPGPPRASIPVPQSLFPPQTSRRPAPRPPGLARAAAAPSPSPPLPTCWEAGSRRDRRAGQGLAARAPQLCPRGPAVPTPRRPWLHRPAARPPSGGMRSAVPACARHSHAPRAPNPAAAAAAAAAAAAAGPRRAVPAFARRPAARPPPGHRAAPALCPAGSRPARHILTRPPPPFLPADVQASRGGGSPLRSAASPAPGPAVSAAE; encoded by the exons ATGGCTTTCTCTGCACACTGTAACTTCCTTTTTCCCCTCATCTTCCCTCTTCGAGTCAGTCCTCTTTCTGAGACCCTTCTCACAAGCGTCAGGTCGGAAGCCGCGAGCACACGCAGCTCCTCGGGCCTTTCACGCGTCCTAACAATGACTCTTCCCCAAGTCGCCGACCCTGTCCCCCCTCCTCCCGGCCCGGCTTTCAGCAGCAGCCCGGCTCCTGCTAAGTTTCCGAGGCGGTCCTCGAAAGGAGGCTGGAaaccttcctcctccctcagccgTCCATCGCAGCTTCGCTCCAATCAGTCTCCCATCCGGACGCACGCTCCCACCCCcggccctcccagggcctccatcCCCGTCCCGCAGTCTCTCTTCCCGCCTCAAACTTCCCGCAGACCCGCTCCGCGCCCTCCCGGGCTCGcccgggccgccgccgccccctccccctccccgccgcTCCCCACGTGCTGGGAGGCCGGGTCGCGGCGGGACCGACGCGCCGGCCAAGGGCTCGCCGCTCGGGCTCCGCAGCTCTGCCCTCGCGGCCCAGCGGTGCCCACGCCGAGGAGGCCTTGGCTCCACCGCCCAGCTGCCCGCCCGCCCAGCGGTGGGATGCGCTCCGCGGTACCGGCCTGCGCTCGCCACTCACACGCCCCCCGCGCGCCCaacccggccgccgccgccgccgccgccgccgccgccgccgccgccggcc ctcGCAGAGCCGTCCCGGCCTTCGCCCGGCGCCCGGCCGCTAGGCCGCCGCCCGGGCACCGCGCCGCCCCCGCCCTCTGCCCGGCCGGCTCCCGTCCTGCCCGCCACATCCTGACCCGCCCGCCGCCCCCTTTCTTACCGGCGGACGTGCAGGCTTCGCGGGGCGGAGGGAGCCCACTCCGATCAGCGGCCTCCCCCGCGCCCGGGCCCGCGGTCTCCGCCGCCGAGTGA